A single region of the Nocardioides aquaticus genome encodes:
- a CDS encoding glutathione S-transferase family protein has translation MSDEPTYTEKGKPFERDTNYIQDRVTARPGTSADPYVGSVDVETWPVEPGRYRLAAAKACPWANRAIIVRELLGLQDVLSMGLAGPTHDADSWTFDLDPGGVDPVLGYERLQQAYFARDPDYPRGITVPAMVDVPTKAVVTNDFPQITHDLFFEWREHHREGAPDLWPADVRDEMEEVMRRVFTEVNNGVYRCGFAGSQDAYQEAYDRLWTAMDWLEERLTDRRYLMGSAITEADVRLFTTLARFDAVYHGHFKCNRNKLTEMPALWGYARDLFQTPGFGETIDFEQIKAHYYVVHTDINPTGIVPAGPDPAVWLTSHDREKLG, from the coding sequence ATGAGCGACGAGCCGACGTACACCGAGAAGGGCAAGCCCTTCGAGCGGGACACGAACTACATCCAGGACCGGGTCACCGCCCGGCCCGGGACGTCCGCGGACCCGTACGTCGGCAGCGTGGACGTCGAGACCTGGCCCGTCGAGCCGGGGCGCTACCGGCTGGCCGCGGCCAAGGCGTGCCCATGGGCCAACCGCGCGATCATCGTGCGCGAGCTGCTGGGCCTCCAGGACGTCCTCTCGATGGGGCTGGCCGGCCCCACCCACGACGCCGACTCCTGGACCTTCGACCTCGACCCCGGTGGGGTCGACCCCGTCCTGGGCTACGAGCGGCTCCAGCAGGCGTACTTCGCCCGCGACCCCGACTACCCCCGCGGCATCACGGTGCCGGCGATGGTCGACGTGCCCACGAAGGCCGTCGTGACCAACGACTTCCCGCAGATCACGCACGACCTCTTCTTCGAGTGGCGCGAGCACCACCGCGAGGGCGCCCCGGACCTGTGGCCCGCGGACGTCCGCGACGAGATGGAGGAGGTCATGCGCCGGGTCTTCACCGAGGTCAACAACGGCGTCTACCGCTGCGGCTTCGCCGGCTCCCAGGACGCCTACCAGGAGGCGTACGACCGCCTCTGGACCGCGATGGACTGGCTCGAGGAGCGGCTGACCGACCGCCGCTACCTGATGGGCAGCGCGATCACCGAGGCCGACGTACGACTCTTCACCACGCTGGCCCGCTTCGACGCGGTCTACCACGGCCACTTCAAGTGCAACCGCAACAAGCTCACCGAGATGCCGGCGCTGTGGGGCTACGCCCGGGACCTGTTCCAGACGCCCGGGTTCGGCGAGACGATCGACTTCGAGCAGATCAAGGCGCACTACTACGTGGTGCACACCGACATCAACCCGACCGGGATCGTCCCGGCCGGACCCGACCCCGCGGTGTGGCTGACCAGCCACGACCGCGAGAAGCTGGGCTGA